The genomic DNA TGTATGTGGATGGACATTAGATCGTGTGGGACATGCAGGCGTATGCTTCATCCACCTGCTGCAGTTCTTCAATGGAACCACCGCCCGCTGTTTATTACGCAGATCAGAACCTGTCGTGTTCAAAGGGCAACAATGACCATTCTGTACGGCTGCTTACATAACAACCAATCACATTGCAGCGGGCCTTCTCTCCCCCGTCAGTGACTGGCTGTGAGCCATACAGCAGCATCACTCCCATCATGCACCACGCTACAGAGCTGATGTCCCAGATTTGTATAAAAAAAGAGGTAGCAGTGGGATGAAGTAACGGCGTCACCCTCAAGGCCCCCTGAGTGAGTGGAAGCGGACAAActgcacacatcaaaaacaCCCATCACATTTTTAGTTGCTATGTAACTGAGAAGCTAGAGACAACAATTATTACAATGTCTGGATCAAAATTAGCATGATCTGAAAACTAAACACAACATATTACAACATATATCTAGAATTACATGGTACATTACTGAGCTGCCTACTCAGACTTATCCCTTTATCAAAAAGCTGTCTACATCTTTAAATAGATCCAACGACAACACTGCTACAAAGCAAACACATCTCTGGTTAAAGcctatttttagatttttagaGTCATGTTTTTTTATAAGCTCTGGCTCCGTTGGAATCTGCTGCTGTCGTACCTTGAGGTTGGTGTTGGACCGAGGTTGTGAGGGATCGGCGAACCTCCAGTTCTCAGCATTCAGTGTCTCTGACCTGGCCTGGGGGTCTGGGGTGAGCAAAGACCCCCCTCCAGATGAAGGGAAGATGCCCAGCGATAGAGGCCTCTCCCTCCTGGTGGAAAGAAAAAGACGCATTATGCAGCTTTCATACTATTAAGGTTGATATTCATGCAGTATTTGTATTACTCATGAGGTTCGCATTTAAATGGACACATGTAACTTAGTAATTCCCAAAAGTTTCCTGTGAATTGTAATTTTCCCCCTCTGACCTGACGCGGCTAACGGTGCTCGTCTCCGAGGTCTCATTGAACTGCTGTAATTTGATCCTCTCGACGTGCTCCATGTAATTATGGATCATCTGCCGATGTCAAACCAAAAACACCAATaaggtggagctgctgatgaatACAACCCAGAGGTTTCTCTCTTCTTATCCCCTCGATCACTCCTTACCTCAGTGTGTCGCTGATGGAGGGAGTTGtactccttcttcagctccacCTCTCGCTCTTCTAACCTGCCgactaaaaaccaaaaacccaaaGTGCTCCTACATTCATTTCATATTTGCAAATACAGTTATGGTGTGTGCATTTAAACTAACTAAACTAAGTTCTGAAAGtcctgtttttctgcagcttgATTCGCCTCCTCCAGAAGTCTTGCTTATATGCTCCATGCGGACGTCACATGAATCCACCATTCCCAGTAAGCCAATCATTTTTCATTCCTTGAGCCACCAAGAAACTGGCATTAATCCAAATTAGGGTGGCAATAACAAATCCGATAATCCCATTACTGTAGCCCCCACTCAGAGCAGATACAGAGCATTTTTGTGGGGAAAGCATCAGGAATGACAAGCTATGAAGGATGGAGAGACTGTTCAAGAAAGTTAACctgggagaggcagaggagagaactGACGAGCCTTGCGAATTGAAAAAGATGAACCGATTAAAGGACGGTATAAATGTTTAAGTTCCGGGCGTATCTATGTGCTGGGTGAACGTTCTTACTCTGGTCTGCGTAGTTCTTGATTTTAAGTTCCAGTTGCCGAGAGTGCGACTCCATTCTGTCCACGTGGCTCTGAAGATCCTTCTTGTCCTGCTCGTGAACATCTTCAAACTCGATGAATTTCtgctcaaaaaataaaaagcacaagcacacacaggaggagagcGTGTGTGTAATTTGCTGTTAGTTCTGAGTAAAATATAACGGAGCAAGCGTGATTGTATGGGTTTGTGTCTGATGACAAGAACAATATAAACCCATAATTACTGAAAAAAGGTGCTCAACGCTGCACAGGCAAAGAAAAAGGTCATTGAATACCGGTCAGAAGGGGCAGTATTGTATACCTGCGTATTTGGGATTAAACCCTCAACACTCTTCACCTTTCTCCAAATACTCCAGCAGGCAGTGAAAGTCCCTTTTATATGCATTTCCAACAAAGAACCCTCTGACCTTGCAGTAATTTTTAGCATTTACAAACTCATAAGGGTTTGAACAACATCACATTTTGCTTGGAGACAATGAGGCCACATCATATTACATCATGTTACCCTTTAATCAAAATACTGAGGCCAGAGGGCACTAAACTACCACCTCTGACAATTCTGTTCCAAACTAAAGTGAAATGCAGAGAATATCCCATTATATCACCTACAGATGCATCATTTTGGTGTGCTGGACGCTGGCATGCAGATCTGTGTATTTAACCATGAAACTTTATTAGCAGTTGCTGAGAAGTCTAATCTCCATTGATAATGATTGATCAGTTACTGtagtagggtgtgtgtgtgtgtgtgtgtgttacactgACGTCCCAAAATGCTGACTCACTTCAGCTGCTGTTCTTTGGTCTCACTGTGACGTGACTTTTCTGACCGATTACATAATTTGTGGCTAAATGACCGAggttttctgtctgttctggTTCGTTGGGGTCCTCCCACAGATGCCGAGTCGTATCTTAGACCGACGACTGTTGCCATCGTGTTTGTGAAGGACGGGCTTCACGGCCATGGCACCGGGTTGTTTACATCCCGATGGGACCGCTGGGATGCTGCCCGGCCACGTGTATAGTTCTCATTCAGTGGAATTCACAAGGATGCCGGAGGCTCCCACGCCCGTTACACTATTATTATTGGGGTTATTTCTCCCAGACTGGCCCACTTGCCTCTTCGGCGTGTTTCCTCAGCGCTTTCTCCCGCTCGTACTGTGTGATGAGCTGCTCGTTgtcctccttcagcagctccagctccacttCGTGCTCCTGGTTCTCCGCGAACACCGAGTCCAAATTCTCCAGGACGGCCACGACCAGCGGCATCAATTCCTTCACCACGTCCTCGTCGTATTTCCCAATAAGCCTCTCGAACTCGCGGTAGATGGAGTTAGCCAGGCCCGATACCCGCTCGGACATCATCGCTGATGTCCCAGGGTCGTCCTGGTACACAACCCCGTCTTCCAGCTCCATTTTAGTGCTCTGCCTCTCACTATACGGGGCCTATATAAGCTATTCTTCGTTAGGTCGCCACAGAGGACGCCGTTATACACTTAACTAAAGGGAGCGTTTCGCTAAATAGACAAAGACATTGAGGAGGTTGTAGGAATGGACCGCTACGCTGGAAGAAAGGCGACGTGGATGtcttcctcctttcccctcACTTGCTTTATGCTGCGTTCATATGCTTTTAAAAAGCTCCGACTTTTTAGCTTCGGTGAGGGTCCAAATGAATCGGCGAAGTCGCGTTCCTGAACCAGATAGTTTATTTTGTGTAtctatgatttttttttttttactcatctAAAAAAACAGAACACCTTTGCTGGTTTATTGGGTGTAATGGAGACGCTACCAGAAATCCTATAGCAAGTCCTTTCACCTTTGTAATACACTCAAGCAACGTCTTGACATTGAGAAACGAAACAAATAAAGTAGGCTGCGAGGGTTtgttttaaactgaaagatgaatgcATGTTTCAAAACCTCTAGGTTACAGCGGATAAATCTTCAGCCGCATCGTATTCCCTAAAATCTTGTAAACCAATCCGATACACATGAAGGCACCATGACGACAGCTGAGCTGATGAACGTATCACGTGACCACGTCGTATTTATGACAACAACTGAGCTCGTATCACGCAATTTTAGTTTTTCAGTTGATCTAAGACATAATCAATAACATTCGAACAATCCAACACTTAAAACATGAATCTTCAATGAGTCTATATTTGAAtttgacattttcatttaaGTTATTTAAATCCACCTGTGATAAGAGCCCGGATCAAATCCTGCACTATCCAACACAGCTGCATCCTCGCTGTCCACTGAGGATCCTGAACACTGAACTGAAGACTGTCACGCTCGCCTTTGTTTTGCAAGTTTCCATATCGTGAACAATGGCCGAAGTCCTTCCATATTAGTCCTCGTTTCCCTTTTAACATAGGGTCTGGAGTTTATTCCTTCATGACAGTACCTCAACCAGTTTTAACTAAAACTCAAATATTCTATCTCGCTTTGGGACCCCAAATCACCTCTTAATAACAAGCCACGAGCTAAACTATGGAAAAGTACGATTGGAAAAAGTACTTAATAAAAATGGTGATGGGTCTTTATTATACTGTCAATCTCTGTGTGTAGATCAGCTCTACAGGGTTATTTTGTGGATTTTTTAAGTCCACTAAAAACGGATCCAGATGTGTGTCATTTATCACTGATTCGTGTGGCACATTCAATATACTGCATTACATATTTTTCCCAAAAAGAATGAGCGTATCTTTCTGCAAGTCTTTCATTGGAGCAAATAacagaaagtgaaagaaaagttCTCTGAAGCCAATCTAAGCATCGTAATCACTGGGCGCCTCAGTCATTCTTTACAAGAGCAGAGAAGCAAAGGTAAGCTGGtccagtgtttctttttagaCGTTTTTGCTATAGTCTAttgcaggggtcaccaacctttttgaaaccaagagctacgtcatgggtaccgagtcgtgtgaagggctaccgcttgacacactcctctaaaataacaaattgtgtgtgtgtgtgtgtgtgtgtcaataacttagagtgggtgacaggaaagatcaatattcaacactttactACTATTAATCTCAGAAATTGTTTAGATAATCACTCCTACTGAAAATTGCACTCCACTCACCAGCTTCACTtcccgctagtttattctccacaagtgCAAAGGTTCCTTaatgcgcacaatactgacctttgaactaggtcagagtttAACTTcactttatatttttatttattttcaagacattgtcattttaaaatctatgtaaatgcaggtgtgattttaaaaaatagcggtagaaatTTTTTTCTTAGACTTGGGCGGAACCCAGAATACAGACGGGGCTTGGGAAAATCTCAAATTGAAACGTTTATTAACAATATTTACAGAGGGCAAGTGATACCCAAACGCGCCGCGGTGAATCGTGCGGAGAAACCCAACACGGAACGTTGCTCGTCGGTTTTTGAGTTTGAGACCTCGGAAGGAGAAAAGACACCAGGTTCATCCAAACAGGAATAGGGAAGTGGCAAAGTCTATGAACTCTCAGTTACCGACAGCACGATCTGACACTGATCGACTGGTGTTGGACGCTTAGACTTCCAATCAAACTGATCAGCTGAAGTTGAGGCAGCAGCCAGTATCAGCTGGGAAACAGGACTGCCACGCCGCCTGgtggaaacaaacagcaactGCAAAACGGACGTAAAAAACTGGATCATGACAACCAAATCACTATTAAAGGGAACAACaattgtttttgaaaaaaatgtgaaaatgttccaTGATGTCTTCGTCAAATTTCTCTTTTACCAACAATTTAAAGAGATGTTAATTATTACAATACATTCAATTGTAATTTTTGATGTAAACTTCTCCACAGCTTTGAAGGTCTTTGACACGTTctgtatttatgtttttgtaCGTTTTCAAGTTAATTAGCTGATCACTAACACATTTATACTGTAGAATTTTGCTTGAAGAGCAGATAATTAGTGCATGTCTCTTCCACCACTTTAGTGAATTCATACATTCTCCCACTTTACAGGTGCACTGATGGGGAAAAGTAAGTCCAATTCAATTTTTGTAAAATGAGCAATTAAACAATAAATGGATGGTATTTAATGTTTAGTAAAACaatattgaaaataaaaccagaaaaactGGACACAATATTTAACCCAAAACCTTCAAATACAAATTTGCTGGTTGTCTGACCTTTGTCCCAATTTGATTAacatattttaactttttagCATTTTCTCAGCCATGGAGGGAAATGCCAAAGTGAGTAACAAATCTGAGTGTTGATGCAGTTTCTCAGTTAAACTGACTGTTTTTAAGAAGCTCAAATAAAAATTTGTATCAAATGCAGGAACAACAGAGGAAATCTGGACTATGTGAAAAAGTACCAACCCAGAAACGCTGACGTCCAACATCTCAGAGTTTTGCTGCATGGACCAGTTGGTGCTGGAAAGTCCAGTTTCATCAACTCTGTTGACACTGTTTTACGACGTAAAATCACTGGCCGAGCTCTCGCAGATGGAAATCTGGTTGAAGGCAGCTTCACCACAAAGGTAAGCAGCTTTGACTGTTAAAGAATAAGTTCTATTAATTTTAACAATCCAACAGTTTCAAATGTAACTTAAATAAAACAGGAGTTATCTAGAATGATTTACTACCATAATTTAATTCCttaaatttaattttatatttcaGTCAAAATTACAGTGAGGCATTTAGTCACAATTTTAATTAATTCCCAAACTCGAAACCTGAAGGATGACAGGGGAGATACCTAAACTCCTGGCATCATGGGGACATTCAAACCCTTCCAACACAAGCTGGTGATGAGGAGATTCCTTTATTAGCTAAAAACCCACAGAAGGAGTCAAGGCAATGCTACAAAGCAAAGGAGCAATCGGTGCTGTTAACCCGGAGGAATAAATATGACTAAAAGAACCAAAATGAGAGCTATTTATCTCAAAATGGGAAAAGAAAGCCTTGCTAGTTCTATTACTGTAGTTTCAAAAAGTCAAATGTGGCCTCTAGGCACAGCAAAAGAAGCGCAATGTCATGATGATAAGCCACCTCTGCAAAATGGATCCACTGGCTCAAATCAAGCTGGCAGGAGGTCGAGCAGAGTGAAGATGGAAGAGCTGGCTTCCAACGAATCAACTGTAAGCACCAGCCAGAAAGCAGGAATGGCCTGTCAGAATTAACATAAAGTCAACAAATCACAGGCACTGGAAGAGGACACAACCACAATGGAAATATTTAAAGGATTTGTTGTCCAAAATTCTAGGCAAAGGAGTCCAACTAGAACAAAGGAGACAATTAGACCCAGAAAGAGAGATGAGAAACAgataaaagaggagaagagacaagacaacaaagacagactgacagaacCTGAGAGTTTTTCATGTGATGAAATTTGATGTAATAAAAATGTTAACTCGAAATTCTTTTGTTATATATAGTATGAAAACTACAAAATGATCCAAGATTCAGATCCAAACAGCCATTATTTCGTCTCTTTTAATGACATGTTCGGCCTTGAGGAAAACAGAGGAGTTCATGTTGATGACGTCATCCTGGCCCTAAAAGGACACGTGAGAGATGGTTATGAGGTAAAATCACCTCATATTTGATATCTGAACATTTTAGAGCTGAATATGTTTTCtcttgaaaacacacatttaattaaaCAAAAATGGTTAATATTGCTGTGTTATTTTCCAGTTCAATTCATCATCTCCTCTGAAAGAAGGTGATGAAGGTTAcaacccctcccccactctgCAAGACCGAGTCCACGTCCTGGTTTCTGTCATTCCTGCTGATGGTGCAGGTATAATAACTGATGAAAtggtgaagaagatgagaaAGATCAGGAAAGCTGCCAGTGGAATGGGTGAGACTCAATCTTGGGTTAATTTCGTAAAATCTGATCAAACATGACCCCAGTATTCAATGACAAAATTTATGCCACAAAAGCATTCTGTATTTTACCAGAAAATATAACATCATAGTTGTAGTAAATCTAATAAACGAACTGGGCAATGCCACAAAAGAAATTAAGAACTAGGCTGGCAGCAGGAGAGGTCTCGGGACATTTTTCCAGCACTGTCAGAGTGCCCTTTAGCAAGGCACCTAACCTAAAGATGCTCAGAATGCCTTTCGAGGGTGGCCTTCTCACACTGAAAACTGTCCCTTAATAATTATATGTACATGTGTTTTTTGTAtacaaacagtaaaaaaaagtgtaaaaacagtGTCATTTACCCACTGAGGACTGATAAAGGATGCTGTTTCTTCTCTGAAATGGGCAAGgaccagtataaccactcatgAACACCCTTGGGGATACTCTCCACAGCTAAGTTTGGCTGATTCAGTTTGGTTTTTGTTCAGGAATCCCACAGCTGGCCATTATCACTAAAGGTGACAAAGCCTGTCCAGCTGTGAAAGACAATGTGGGCAATCTTTACAAGAGCAAATACCTGAAGCAAAAGGTGATTTAAATGatgatttctgtgttttttatgGATCATCATGATGTTACTGTTGCTATGACATGTTGTTTGAAGTGAAAACTATTTTTTTGCACTTTAGTTTGATGGATTGTGTGTCAGGCTGGGGTTTCCATCCAACTGTGTCTTTCTGGTGAAGAACTATGAGAACGAAACCAGCCCCAAAGATGATGTTGATGCACCCATTCTCTGTGCACTGACACAGATCATCAGCTTTGGAGACGACTTTCTCAACGAtgtgaaaagaaaggaaaaaatataaatgtaaaatattaattTTCCTTGGTGAAATTAGTCAGCCAAAAATTTGTAATGAAGGTTAAAAATCATATTGGTGAACATACGTGATGAATTCCACATTGATGAATGTATAATTATATCATT from Takifugu rubripes chromosome 5, fTakRub1.2, whole genome shotgun sequence includes the following:
- the LOC105416236 gene encoding interferon-induced protein 44-like, giving the protein MGKTFSQPWREMPKNNRGNLDYVKKYQPRNADVQHLRVLLHGPVGAGKSSFINSVDTVLRRKITGRALADGNLVEGSFTTKYENYKMIQDSDPNSHYFVSFNDMFGLEENRGVHVDDVILALKGHVRDGYEFNSSSPLKEGDEGYNPSPTLQDRVHVLVSVIPADGAGIITDEMVKKMRKIRKAASGMGIPQLAIITKGDKACPAVKDNVGNLYKSKYLKQKFDGLCVRLGFPSNCVFLVKNYENETSPKDDVDAPILCALTQIISFGDDFLNDVKRKEKI